The Pirellulales bacterium DNA segment AATAATTGAGCCCGTGCAGCGAATTACTGAAAACGAGGCACGCCATCCACCAAAAAACCCCTAATCGGACGCAGCCATGCACGAAATTTTTTCTAAATTGAACGGCGAAGATCTGGGCATGATGATCATGATCTTGGCCGCATTCTTCATCGCCCTGACGGCCATCGTCGGCGGCTGCGTGGTGAAGGTCATCAAATCGAACAACCAAACCAAGCTCAAGCAAAACATGCTGGAACACGGCATGTCGGCCGACGAAATCAAAGCCGTTCTCGACGCCGGCAAAAAATCCTAGTTCATTCCCTGCCTGCCAGCGGGGTGGTTGGGGCATAGTCCAAGGCGACTCCCCAGCGAACAGAATTCCCCGGGTTAATTTCTGTGCGAAATGCCCGTGTACACGGTCGCGGAATTTTCTTGGCCGCTGTTGTTCAGCGTGTTGAGTTGGGTGATGCCGGTGCCCAGCAGCACAAATGGACGCCACGGAATGTCGCCCATCGGGTAATACAGCAAGCTCAAATTCCAGACCACGTTTTCGCGGTTGCTGACATCGAAGAACGGCTTGCTCCGATCGAGCCACGTGTTCCAAGAAAATCCGATGCCTGATTCCAACCGCAAGTTCTCAAAATTCCAAGCCAGCCGCGCGGCGGAAAACAATCCCGATGGGTCGCCCACGGCATTTTTCACCGTATCGTCGTCGACCATGGTGACGGTGCTGGTATCGACAGAAAGCTGCGGGAGAACTGCGCTGGTGGCGGTCAACGATTGCGGTTTATTCGAATCCGACAAATAGTGGTTCAGTTGAGAAAAAGCCGACGTTGAAATTCCCGACGAACCTGCCGGCGGATCGAGCGAAACGAGTTTTGTCCCGGGCAATGGCCCAGCAGCCATGCCATCGCCGGTGCTGCTCACGGAAGGAAAATATGCAGCCTGACTGACAACGCCCGGCAACAACTCGGCTTGAGACGAGGCGGCCGGTCGCTTGGCGATGGGTTGGAGATTTTCAGGCCAGGCAGTGAAAATCGCCGGCGGCTGGACGTTTGGCGAGCGGACTGTGCCCCATGAGTTGAATGCCGGAGCGATTGCACTGGACCCGGCCGCTAACGGCCCCACTCCGGCTGATTGTGGTGCCGCAATCGTCGGCCCCACAACCGTCGGTCCCACAATCATTGGCCCCAGAATCATTGGCGCTGGGGCGAAAATGTGCCCCGCTGCGGAAATGTGCCCCCTGGTAAGCTCGTCGGCCAGTTGTCGCACTTCGGCAAACGGCGGTTGGGAATCGGCCTGGGTTTCCGGAGACAGCAAATTCGCACCGTCCGGCACGCAGGCGCGCAGATCGCTGCCAAAATCGACCAACCATTTCGGATCGTCCCCGCGCGATTTTTGCGGCATGCCCAGGCCCACCAGCAAGATGCCCAGATACGTCGCAATTATCAAACAGCAAGTTTTGCTCGCTGCCGAAGGCTTGCTACTGGCAAAAAATCTAAGTCGCCAATTACTCACAGTTTTGTTCCCCGCATTCTTCATAGGTGTCAATCGATGAAAGCGACCGCCGCACAGCCGATACGTTTTAGCCGCATTGCAGCTCGTCGCCGCCTGCTGCAAACTCTACCCACGGGAAATACATGAACCGAAAGTGCAGGTCAATCGAAACTGGCGACATTTGCTAAGCCGGGAAAGCGTGCTGTCGCCGTACTCGCTGTAACTTTAAGCGTCAGCACCTTGGGTTTCTCGCACGCCGCCGGTTTGCGATCATCGCCTAATTTGAAGAAATGTAGCGGCGTCTGTCCCAGACACCTTCTGCTTTCTCGAACAAAAATGGCCGCGGACAGCCGTCGCTACATCGCGGAGTGGCCAAATTAGGCGACGACCCGGTTTGCATCACCATAGTTCCCCAACCATCCGCATCGGGTATGATGGGGGAACAAAACTGACCCCGCGCACCAATCCCGGAGTGATTGAAACGTGAACATTGCCAGCCGGATTCCGCAACATTGCAGCCGACTTGCGACCGCGGCGGCGGCATGTTTGCCGTTTAGGCGGGCTGACGATTCATCACATCGCCCGCAGAAAAACGCTACAGCAATCTCAGTTCTTACCTTGTAGGAGTTCTAACATGGCGCGATTGCCTCGCTGCTTGGTCACTATGGCATGTGGATTGGCCGTGCTTCTTACTCAGCCTTGGCCCGCACACGCGCAAACAAATGTGCCGGAGTTAAAAGTGTTGAAAACGCTGAAGATCGGCGGCAGCGGTCGGTGGGATTGCGTCCTGGTCGACCCGGATGCCAATCGTTTGTATGTGACGCGCAGCACTCATCTGCAGGTCATCGATTGTGAAACGGGAACCGTCGTCGGCGACATCGACCAGTTGCAAGGAGCCCATGGAACGGCCGTGGTGGCGGATAGGAATTTAGGGTTTGTTACCAGCGGCCGCGAAAATGCCGTCGTGATGTTCAATCTCAAGACGCTCAAAGTGCTCGATCGAATCAAGACCCAGCCCAGTGGCGGACAAAATCCGGATGCCATCCTTTACGATCCCGCCAGCAAAAAAGTGTTTGTTTCGTGTGGCGGCGGAGATGCCCTGGTGATCGATCCGGCGAATCCCAGCGCGCCGAGCGTTTCCATTCCCTGCGGTGGAAAACTGGAATTCGGTGTGGCCGATGATGCCGGCCACGTGTTTATTAATAATGAAGACAAAAGTGAAATCGAGGTGATCGATACCACGGCATTGAAGTTGACCGATCATTGGCCGGTGGCGCCGGCGGAACACCCCACGGGCTTGGCGCTCGATGCCCGGCGACATCGGTTATTTTCGACCGGCGGAAATCAGAAAATGGCCATGGTCGACAGCCAAACGGGCAAGCTGCTGGGAACGGTTCCGATCGGTCGGGGTGTGGATGGCTGTGAGTTCGATCCAAAACTTGGCGTGGCAGTTTGCGCCAACGGGGCCGATGGCACCGTGACGGTCGTGCACGAAGATTCACCTGGAAAATTCTCCGTCGTACAGACGCTGCCCACGCTCAAGTCGGGCCGGACCATTGCCAATAATCCCAAGACGAGCCAGTTCTTTATCCCGGCGACACTTCCTGCCGAAGGTGATAGCTCCGCTCCATTCGGCGTGATCACAATCGGACCAGCAAACTAAGTTTTCATGAACTGCCTGCAGGCAGCTTGGCCCGCAAATTCCGGTTTGCGGTACCCTGCCGTAACTTGTTACGTGACCTCTTTGGCTAAAATTTGGACTCGGTCGACCACACAACCGGCCGTAACAGCATCGGCAATGGCCGAGCGAATCGAAGTTTCTAAATCCGATGATTCCCGGCTGAAATCGATCAACAGTAATCCTTCACACGAGCTGAGCGTCCCATCATCGCAGCCCGCCGCAAACAGCTTCTTCGCCATTTCTTCCATTAGCTCGCTGGGACTACTCAAGATCAAGGTAAAGTCGTAAGTCGCCATAATAATGATTCCTCAAGCACGGTGATGCGTATTGAACTGCGATAAGAATGCGCAGTAGATGAATGAACCGCAGAGGCCGCGAAGTAGAAATACACAACGACCGAAGTGGCATTACCTCGGTAAGGTTTTCGCCGTTCGCCTGATTTCATCAATAAGGTCAAGCAGTTTCGAAAATCGATATAATTTAACGTGGTGATCGGTAAGAACTTTTTTGACCATCGCGGGCGATTCTTTATCGTTGGCGCGAAATTTTCCGACGACCACTAACTGTAGTTCTCCGAGAGACGGATGTGCATGATTGAAAAGAGATTCTCCCTCTACTGCGTAACGGCAAGCTGTATTAAATGCCTGTTGGGGTTCCTCAGTTTCAAATCGAACTGGATTTACCAAATTGAATCGGCCGTTTTGGAAGCCGACGGGAATTTCAAGTTTCTTTCTTGTAATGGGTACTTCAACTTCAAAGTCAGAGCGAACCTTCTCCTCTAAACCGGCATTAACTATCTTTTCCTTTAAGAGTCGCTTCAATGTTTTTGTTGAGGTGTGCTTCGGCGCCTCCTCACCAATTATTTCAATGAACAACGCCTCAAGATCTTTTATGGGATTTGTCACCTGCATCGAGCGCGGCGGTGTTATTTGTAAGTAGTTTGCACGCAATGCAATGAATTGCTCAAGGCTTTCAAGAGAATTGATTTCGCCGAATTCGACCTTAAGCCGTTCCTCTAATCCACGTTTGAACGAGTTGATACGCGCCCAGTCATGACCTTCTGTTCCAAAGAATTTAATAATTCTACGATTGCTCAAAACCGTTTTCGCTTGAAGGAACGATTGTTCTGGACAAAACAACAGTACTCCCACGTTAGCCGCCTCTAACCGGCCAGCATCTGGGCAGTATTGGATCAGCGAGTAATAGCCTTTAGTGGGTTGCATCATTACTATCTACATCTGTTTGAACGTCGCCAAAGCCAAGATCCGCTTGAGGCCAAAGCTTAGCGAATATTGTTTCAGCAACAAACGCCGCTCGTCCCACAACTAGGTCGTCGAGCGCTTTACGAATGGCTGCACTAACTTCCCATTTGTCCGGAATTCTTCCAGTAATCTCTTGAATCACTGTTTGATTGAATTTTTGAAGTGCTGGCACTGCATGCTGGACAGCATCTTGATCAAGAAATTGGCGGAACTCCGGAAACAGTCCAAAAACTCTCGGCTCTTTTATCTTATCATCGCGACGCAACCTTGTCGTCAATTCCCCACCACATGTGAAACAATGGGTATGATCCATTGCCTTCAACATGAATTGGCCGCTTGGAGCCTCTTCACTAAGAAAAACATTGTTTCGATTTACCCGTGGCTTGCCTTCTTGGCCTAGTGGTCGCTCACAATAACGATCACAGTTAAGTGTCCAAGTGTCGAAAACCACAAGGCGGCTAATGTCGTGAGGATTCGCAAGTTTTTTAAGTTGCTCTGCTTTACCACTCCAACTATCTCCCGCTTCTCCTCGCGTAATGAAAGCTGGACCGTTACTCGCTTTTCCAACTTGTTTGTTGTTACGATCAAAAAATGGGATTTCAATTACCTCAGCATCAACTTCGATTACTGTGTGATCAAATGTTGGCAGGTGAAACCACTCAGCTAAACATGTACCGACAAATTCACACGCGAGAATATGTCGGCCCTCTGGACTTTCTAAAGCCTTCAAATAGCCAATGCCTGCATCCGTGACGACCTGAGCGGTGCAAGCTGACGAAGGATAGGATTGATTGAACCGCTTGATCACTGTTGCGTGCCATCGCATGTTGCGTACTGACTATACAGGATCGGCTTAGCGGTCTGTTAGATACATGAGAGAAGTTGATTATTAACTAACCAAAATGCAAGAACAAGTATGTGACGTAGCCAGTTGAAATCGTAATGCTGAATACAATGCTGTCAAAATAATCCCGGATTTTAGGATTAATTGAGTTCTATTGCTTAGCCCTCGTCTCAAACCGCATGAGTGCCCACTTTTGGCTTGGCCAGCAGCGAGTAGTCGCATCGGCCACGCACGTGACAACAACTAAGAAGCGTTTGCATCGTCCGCCGATTGGTGCGCTTCGGCGTCGATGCGCAAAGCGGCGCGGGCACGGTCTTCTCATCCGGGCCCGGTTTGGCGGAACAATCGCGGTTGCTCAAAAACTAAAAGTTCTGACCAAAAACGATGAAAATTATTTTGTGCCAGGCTTGTCGGGCTGCCTCTCGAAAATGAATTGAACGGTTCCTCGCATTTCGGTAAGCGTGCCGTTTTGCCATTTTAGAGGAGTTACTATGGGCGGAAGTTTCATCACCGCAGGAAGCGTGTAGACGACTGTGGAACCGTCCAATGACCAGGTACCAGAACTGTCTAGCGACCAATTTCCCTTGGGATCGCTGACCGTTTCATGGCTCACTTCAGTGTGATCGGGCTTGAATTCTATTGTCTCTGTTCGGAACTGATCAATCACAGCGGGAATTAGAAATTCTCCTTGCGGATTGACCGTCCTGGCCCCCTTCCAGACTCCTATCATGTCGGCTTCGGTCGGGAGCCGGGTGGTTGATTTAGGCTTCGCGACCGGCGCTGCATTTGGTCTATCCGCACCGCTGCACCCGGCCATAGCAAGAGTCGCCAGCCCAATGAAAACCGGAGAGCGAATGGATAATTGGTTTTTCATGCCCCGCATTGTAGCCGATGGGCGGAGCAGTGGGACAATTTACGTTTTACATGGCCGTCGCCTAATTTGGCCACTCCGCACTGTAGCGACGGCTGTCCTCAGCCGTTTTTGCTCGAAAAACAGAAGGCGTCTGGGACAGACGCCGCTACATTTTCAAATTAGACGACCACCTTTTACATGGCCGAATAGCCCGGCTGACACAGCCGGGCTATTGTGCAAATTTTCCCGCGACTGGCCTAAAACGTTTCTCGACAAATGTTCAAATGTTCACTATGATGCCGTTCAGTGAGCGCGGGCTGTTTGGCCTCTCTGCGACCTCCGTGTCCTCTGCGGTGAACTAAGCAGAGAGCAATGCAGCAGCGCGGGGCGGAGGGTGGCTGTGGTGGAACGAAGTGAGCCCACAGTTCGCCAAGTTTCCCGAGGTCTCGCTGATCATTTGCCTTTGGCCAGCGGCGACGCGACCCCGGCCGGCCCCGTCAAGCAAATCCGACAAGCAAATCGCCGAACAAATCGTTCAACAATCGTTCAACAATCGTTCAACAATGGACACCGCCGGACGTTAATGCCAACTGTTATGTCACACACGAGCCCCTTACAACCTGCGAACTTGCTGAGCCGAGGCCGTCGGGCGGGCGACAAAACAGCCTCCTTTTGTCCGGAAAATAAAATTCCCGGACGATACGGCGAGAATTGCCCAAGGCAACTTCCTTGGTTATTGGGACTTGGTCATTCGTCATTTCGACATTGGGTGCTTGTCGAAGAAATCCCACATCATGTCGTTGGCGGAAATTTGGTGCGTGGTTTTGCCGAGCGCGGTTTCCAGGGCCGGGAGCATGGGCCGATTGGGCCAGGTGT contains these protein-coding regions:
- a CDS encoding YncE family protein; this translates as MARLPRCLVTMACGLAVLLTQPWPAHAQTNVPELKVLKTLKIGGSGRWDCVLVDPDANRLYVTRSTHLQVIDCETGTVVGDIDQLQGAHGTAVVADRNLGFVTSGRENAVVMFNLKTLKVLDRIKTQPSGGQNPDAILYDPASKKVFVSCGGGDALVIDPANPSAPSVSIPCGGKLEFGVADDAGHVFINNEDKSEIEVIDTTALKLTDHWPVAPAEHPTGLALDARRHRLFSTGGNQKMAMVDSQTGKLLGTVPIGRGVDGCEFDPKLGVAVCANGADGTVTVVHEDSPGKFSVVQTLPTLKSGRTIANNPKTSQFFIPATLPAEGDSSAPFGVITIGPAN
- a CDS encoding DUF3037 domain-containing protein, producing the protein MMQPTKGYYSLIQYCPDAGRLEAANVGVLLFCPEQSFLQAKTVLSNRRIIKFFGTEGHDWARINSFKRGLEERLKVEFGEINSLESLEQFIALRANYLQITPPRSMQVTNPIKDLEALFIEIIGEEAPKHTSTKTLKRLLKEKIVNAGLEEKVRSDFEVEVPITRKKLEIPVGFQNGRFNLVNPVRFETEEPQQAFNTACRYAVEGESLFNHAHPSLGELQLVVVGKFRANDKESPAMVKKVLTDHHVKLYRFSKLLDLIDEIRRTAKTLPR
- a CDS encoding HipA family kinase, with translation MRWHATVIKRFNQSYPSSACTAQVVTDAGIGYLKALESPEGRHILACEFVGTCLAEWFHLPTFDHTVIEVDAEVIEIPFFDRNNKQVGKASNGPAFITRGEAGDSWSGKAEQLKKLANPHDISRLVVFDTWTLNCDRYCERPLGQEGKPRVNRNNVFLSEEAPSGQFMLKAMDHTHCFTCGGELTTRLRRDDKIKEPRVFGLFPEFRQFLDQDAVQHAVPALQKFNQTVIQEITGRIPDKWEVSAAIRKALDDLVVGRAAFVAETIFAKLWPQADLGFGDVQTDVDSNDATH
- a CDS encoding lipocalin family protein, which encodes MIGVWKGARTVNPQGEFLIPAVIDQFRTETIEFKPDHTEVSHETVSDPKGNWSLDSSGTWSLDGSTVVYTLPAVMKLPPIVTPLKWQNGTLTEMRGTVQFIFERQPDKPGTK